A genomic segment from Etheostoma spectabile isolate EspeVRDwgs_2016 chromosome 11, UIUC_Espe_1.0, whole genome shotgun sequence encodes:
- the LOC116698414 gene encoding scavenger receptor cysteine-rich type 1 protein M130 translates to MDNNLEIYTKGSTYWRQTGRKRVYLDMDHLLLLLLMNLGLQAEGKHNSTESVRLVGGESRCSGSLELKHQGDWKQVSDTHWNLKKAAVACKELDCGSAVSVGWREESSARSVWKIKYDCVQSGSALRECAKSDSSSTTVNVNCSESVRLVNGTSVCSGRLEVKTNRSPQRWSSVCEADFDQQDAEVVCRELGCGAPSVLQGVHYGKVQAPMWTEQFQCGGPESALLDCRSSGSDRNVTCSSGKVVGLTCSEPVRLVGGHSRCAGIVELKHLDWKPVINYDITPETAAATCKELDCGSAVSVDGKEESSYRAMWRVSSDCVQSGSVLRDCVTPWPFHITLNLTCSDLFQPNISVSSSMDGVSEALNQRFRVFRGSTFNISCSIQPQYPGGSFQLTFTSSNSAHNYTQPAVNHSTHFQFPAAEPAHHGKYSCVYHVYVLSHNFSSESRLLSLAVSDLLLPPNISLNGDSKAQQQGLQVFRGSTFNISCFIQPQYPGGSFQLTFTSSNSAHNYTMPAVNHSAQFLFPAAEPAHQGSYSCIYHVYVLSHNFSSESDLLSITIIDPTPLIIRAVVLPLILLLVNAALYLYCKASRGQKTGMQENIELDYYNL, encoded by the exons agacagacaggcagaaagaGGGTCTACCTGGACATGGATCacctgttgttgctgttgcttaTGAACTTAG GACTGCAGGCTGAAGGAAAACACAACTCAacag AGTCTGTCAGGTTGGTGGGAGGAGAGAGCCGCTGTTCAGGATCACTGGAGCTGAAACATCAGGGAGACTGGAAACAAGTGAGTGACACTCACTGGAACCTGAAAAAAGCAGCAGTTGCCTGTAAAGAGTTGGACTGTGGCTCTGCTGTCTCTGTCGGGTGGAGAGAAGAATCATCTGCCAGATCTGTGTGGAAGATCAAATATGACTGTGTTCAGTCTGGATCTGCTCTGAGGGAGTGTGCAAAATCAGATTCCTCTTCCACGACTGTTAATGTCAACTGTTCAG AATCTGTCAGGCTAGTAAATGGGACTAGTGTGTGCTCAGGCAGACTGGAGGTGAAGACTAACCGGTCCCCCCAGCGGTGGTCCTCGGTGTGTGAAGCTGATTTTGATCAGCAGGATGCAGAGGTGGTCTGTAGGGAGCTTGGCTGTGGGGCTCCTTCAGTCCTTCAGGGGGTGCATTATGGAAAAGTGCAAGCCCCAATGTGGACCGAACAGTTCCAGTGTGGAGGCCCTGAGTCTGCTCTCCTGGACTGTAGAAGCTCAGGCTCAGATAGAAACGTCACCTGCTCATCTGGCAAAGTTGTCGGACTCACCTGCTCAG AGCCTGTTAGGTTGGTGGGAGGACACAGTCGCTGTGCAGGAATAGTGGAGCTGAAACATCTGGACTGGAAACCAGTGATTAACTATGACATCACACCAGAGACAGCAGCCGCCACCTGTAAAGAACTGGACTGTGGTTCGGCTGTTTCTGTAGATGGGAAAGAAGAGTCGTCATACAGAGCTATGTGGAGGGTCAGCTCTGACTGTGTTCAGTCTGGATCTGTTCTGAGAGACTGTGTAACACCGTGGCCCTTTCACATCACCCTGAATCTCACCTGCTCAG ATCTGTTTCAGCCCAACATCTCTGTGTCCTCGTCCATGGATGGGGTCTCTGAGGCCCTGAATCAACGCTTTCGGGTGTTCAGAGGCTCTACCTTCAACATCAGCTGCTCCATTCAGCCACAGTACCCAGGAGGCTCCTTTCAGCTCACCTTTACCTCCTCGAACTCAGCACACAACTACACCCAACCAGCTGTCAATCACTCTACCCACTTCCAGTTTCCAGCTGCAGAGCCCGCCCACCATGGAAAATACAGCTGTGTTTATCACGTCTATGTTTTATCTCATAACTTCTCATCTGAGAGCCGTCTGCTCTCTCTTGCTGTCTCAG aCCTACTGCTTCCACCTAACATCTCCTTGAACGGGGACTCCAAGGCCCAGCAGCAAGGGCTTCAGGTGTTCAGAGGCTCTACCTTCAACATCAGCTGCTTCATTCAGCCACAGTACCCAGGAGGCTCCTTTCAGCTCACCTTTACCTCCTCGAACTCAGCACACAACTACACCATGCCTGCTGTCAATCACTCTGCCCAGTTCCTGTTTCCTGCTGCAGAGCCCGCCCACCAAGGAAGCTATAGCTGTATTTATCACGTCTATGTTTTATCTCATAACTTCTCCTCTGAGAGCGATCTGCTCTCTATCACTATCATAG ATCCGACACCTCTTATCATCAGAGCGGTCGTCCTGCCGCTGATTCTGCTGTTGGTGAACGCTGCCCTTTATCTTTACTGTAAG GCTAGCAGGGGACAGAAGACGGGCATGCAGGAGAACATTGAGCTGGATTATTATAACCTATAA